One Cellulomonas sp. NS3 genomic region harbors:
- the hrcA gene encoding heat-inducible transcriptional repressor HrcA codes for MSEDRKLDVLRAIVEDYVQTKEPVGSRALVERHSLGVSPATIRNDMAALEEGGYIAQPHTSAGRVPTDKGYRLFVDRLSTVKPLSAPEKRAIQSFLEDAVDLDDVVDRSVRLLAQLTQQVAVVQYPSLRRSALRHLELVPVGDRRLLVVIITDNGRVEQRTLELTADVEEGVVAQLRARLNVAAVGRRLPELDGVLAALPDAFAPHDVPLVRSVVAVVEETLRQEIEERIVLAGTANLARGTGSDFTHTIGPVLEALDEQVVLLRLLSEMAEDSGGVAVRIGRETQHEGLLETSFVTSGYSGARDDSTAVARIGSIGPLRMDYPATMASVRAVARYLSRILAG; via the coding sequence ATGAGCGAGGACCGCAAGCTCGACGTGCTGCGCGCGATCGTCGAGGACTACGTGCAGACCAAGGAGCCGGTCGGCTCGCGCGCGCTCGTCGAGCGGCACTCGCTCGGCGTCTCGCCCGCGACGATCCGCAACGACATGGCGGCCCTCGAGGAGGGCGGCTACATCGCCCAGCCGCACACGTCCGCGGGCCGCGTCCCGACCGACAAGGGCTACCGGCTGTTCGTCGACCGGCTCTCGACCGTCAAGCCGCTCTCCGCGCCCGAGAAGCGCGCGATCCAGTCGTTCCTCGAGGACGCCGTCGACCTCGACGACGTCGTCGACCGGTCCGTGCGGCTGCTCGCGCAGCTCACGCAGCAGGTCGCGGTCGTGCAGTACCCGTCGCTGCGGCGCTCCGCGCTGCGCCACCTCGAGCTCGTGCCGGTGGGCGACCGCCGCCTGCTCGTCGTCATCATCACGGACAACGGCCGCGTCGAGCAGCGCACGCTCGAGCTCACCGCCGACGTCGAGGAGGGCGTCGTCGCCCAGCTGCGGGCGCGGCTCAACGTCGCGGCCGTCGGCCGGCGCCTGCCCGAGCTCGACGGGGTGCTCGCCGCGCTCCCCGACGCGTTCGCCCCGCACGACGTGCCGCTCGTGCGCTCGGTCGTCGCGGTCGTCGAGGAGACGCTGCGGCAGGAGATCGAGGAGCGCATCGTGCTCGCCGGGACGGCGAACCTCGCGCGTGGCACCGGCTCGGACTTCACGCACACGATCGGCCCGGTCCTCGAGGCGCTCGACGAGCAGGTCGTGCTGCTGCGGCTCCTCAGCGAGATGGCCGAGGACTCGGGCGGGGTCGCGGTGCGCATCGGGCGCGAGACCCAGCACGAGGGCCTGCTCGAGACGAGCTTCGTCACGAGCGGCTACAGCGGGGCACGCGACGACAGCACGGCGGTGGCCCGGATCGGTTCGATCGGGCCGCTGCGCATGGACTACCCGGCGACGATGGCCTCGGTCCGCGCGGTCGCGCGGTACCTGTCCCGGATCCTCGCCGGATGA
- the lepA gene encoding translation elongation factor 4 encodes MQRIQPAATPPELLRNFCIIAHIDHGKSTLADRMLQATGVVDARAMRAQYLDRMDIERERGITIKSQAVRMPWGVADASGVVQPFALNMIDTPGHVDFTYEVSRSLAACEGAVLLVDAAQGIEAQTLANLYLAMENDLQVIPVLNKIDLPAAQPEKYAEELAKLIGGDPEDCLRVSGKTGQGVEALLDRIVELIPAPTGDADAPARAMIFDSVYDTYRGVVTYVRVVDGNLNPREKIAMMSTRATHELLEIGVISPEPVVTKGLGVGEVGYLITGVKDVRQSRVGDTVTNASKPATQDLGGYRDPKPMVFSGLYPLDGTDYPVLRDALDRLKLNDAALVYEPETSVALGFGFRVGFLGLLHLEIVRERLEREFDLDLISTAPNVVYDVTLEDRTVVTVTNPSEYPGGRIMEVREPVVRATILVPSEFIGAVMELCQTRRGDLLGMDYLSEERVEMRYTLPLAEIVFDFFDQLKSKTRGYASLDYEPSGEQAADLVKVDILLQGEQVDAFSAIVHKEKAYAYGVMMVGKLKDLIPRQQFEVPIQAAIGARVIARETIRAIRKDVLAKCYGGDITRKRKLLEKQKEGKKRMKTIGRVDVPQEAFIAALSSEAAGSSVNKDAKKK; translated from the coding sequence ATGCAGCGCATCCAGCCGGCGGCCACGCCGCCCGAGCTCCTGCGCAACTTCTGCATCATCGCGCACATCGACCACGGGAAGTCGACGCTCGCGGACCGCATGCTGCAGGCCACCGGCGTCGTCGACGCACGCGCGATGCGTGCGCAGTACCTCGACCGCATGGACATCGAGCGCGAGCGCGGCATCACGATCAAGTCGCAGGCCGTGCGCATGCCGTGGGGCGTCGCCGACGCGTCCGGCGTGGTGCAGCCGTTCGCGCTCAACATGATCGACACCCCCGGCCACGTGGACTTCACGTACGAGGTCTCGCGGTCGCTCGCGGCGTGCGAGGGCGCGGTGCTGCTCGTGGACGCAGCGCAGGGCATCGAGGCGCAGACGCTCGCGAACCTGTACCTCGCGATGGAGAACGACCTCCAGGTCATCCCGGTGCTCAACAAGATCGACCTGCCGGCCGCGCAGCCCGAGAAGTACGCCGAGGAGCTCGCGAAGCTCATCGGCGGCGACCCCGAGGACTGCCTGCGCGTCTCGGGCAAGACGGGCCAGGGCGTCGAGGCGCTGCTCGACCGGATCGTCGAGCTCATCCCCGCACCGACCGGTGATGCGGACGCCCCGGCGCGCGCGATGATCTTCGACTCGGTCTACGACACCTACCGCGGCGTCGTGACGTACGTCCGCGTCGTCGACGGGAACCTCAACCCGCGCGAGAAGATCGCGATGATGTCGACGCGCGCGACCCACGAGCTGCTCGAGATCGGCGTCATCTCGCCCGAGCCCGTCGTGACGAAGGGCCTCGGGGTCGGCGAGGTCGGCTACCTCATCACGGGCGTGAAGGACGTGCGCCAGTCCCGCGTCGGCGACACGGTGACGAACGCGAGCAAGCCCGCGACGCAGGACCTCGGCGGCTACCGCGACCCGAAGCCCATGGTGTTCTCGGGCCTGTACCCGCTCGACGGGACCGACTACCCGGTGCTGCGCGACGCGCTCGACCGCCTCAAGCTCAACGACGCCGCGCTGGTCTACGAGCCCGAGACGTCGGTGGCCCTGGGCTTCGGGTTCCGCGTCGGCTTCCTCGGCCTCCTGCACCTCGAGATCGTGCGCGAGCGGCTCGAGCGCGAGTTCGACCTCGACCTGATCTCGACCGCGCCGAACGTCGTCTACGACGTGACGCTCGAGGACCGCACCGTCGTGACGGTCACGAACCCGAGCGAGTACCCGGGCGGGCGGATCATGGAGGTCCGCGAGCCGGTCGTGCGCGCGACGATCCTCGTGCCGAGCGAGTTCATCGGGGCCGTCATGGAGCTGTGCCAGACGCGGCGCGGCGACCTCCTCGGGATGGACTACCTGTCCGAGGAGCGCGTCGAGATGCGCTACACGCTCCCGCTCGCCGAGATCGTGTTCGACTTCTTCGACCAGCTGAAGTCCAAGACGCGCGGGTACGCGAGCCTCGACTACGAGCCCAGCGGCGAGCAGGCCGCCGACCTGGTCAAGGTCGACATCCTCCTGCAGGGCGAGCAGGTCGACGCGTTCAGCGCGATCGTGCACAAGGAGAAGGCCTACGCGTACGGCGTGATGATGGTCGGCAAGCTCAAGGACCTCATCCCGCGCCAGCAGTTCGAGGTCCCGATCCAGGCCGCGATCGGTGCCCGCGTCATCGCTCGCGAGACGATCCGCGCGATCCGCAAGGACGTCCTCGCGAAGTGCTACGGCGGCGACATCACACGCAAGCGCAAGCTCCTCGAGAAGCAGAAGGAGGGCAAGAAGCGCATGAAGACCATCGGCCGGGTCGACGTGCCGCAGGAGGCCTTCATCGCGGCGCTGTCGTCGGAGGCCGCGGGCAGCAGCGTGAACAAGGACGCGAAGAAGAAGTGA
- the hemW gene encoding radical SAM family heme chaperone HemW, producing the protein MSPALPVGDAAPGDGALPASVRDGAHDRALGVYLHVPFCTVRCGYCDFNTYTASELGGGANQASYASTALTEIALGARVLRDAGLPPRAVSTVFVGGGTPTVLPARDLVRMLDGIRDAWGLTPDAEVTTEANPDSVTPGALAELAAAGFTRVSFGMQSAVPHVLATLERTHDPRRIPDVVRWAQDAGLRVSLDLIYGTPGESLGDWRASLDAVLATGVDHVSAYALVVETGTRMAVQVRRGELALPTEDDLAAKYELADELLTAAGLGWYEVSNWSRTDADRCRHNLAYWRGDDWWGVGPGAHSHVGGVRWWNVKHPRAYADRLARGLSPAAGRETVAADAAQLERVMLGVRLAEGLGLGALSGGARGRVAGLVADGLVDGPAALGADGERRVLLTRRGRLLADAVVRTLTD; encoded by the coding sequence GTGAGCCCGGCGCTGCCGGTCGGCGACGCCGCACCGGGTGACGGCGCGCTGCCCGCCTCGGTCCGCGACGGCGCCCACGACCGGGCGCTCGGCGTGTACCTGCACGTGCCGTTCTGCACGGTGCGCTGCGGGTACTGCGACTTCAACACGTACACGGCGAGCGAGCTCGGCGGCGGCGCGAACCAGGCCTCCTACGCGTCGACCGCCCTGACCGAGATCGCGCTGGGCGCCCGGGTGCTGCGGGACGCCGGCCTGCCCCCGCGGGCCGTCTCCACCGTGTTCGTGGGCGGGGGGACCCCGACGGTGCTGCCGGCGCGGGACCTCGTGCGGATGCTCGACGGCATCCGCGACGCCTGGGGGCTGACGCCGGACGCCGAGGTCACCACGGAGGCCAACCCGGACTCGGTGACGCCAGGGGCACTCGCCGAGCTCGCGGCCGCGGGCTTCACGCGCGTGTCGTTCGGGATGCAGTCCGCGGTGCCGCACGTGCTCGCGACGCTCGAGCGGACGCACGACCCCCGGCGGATCCCCGACGTCGTGCGCTGGGCCCAGGACGCCGGGCTGCGCGTGTCGCTCGACCTCATCTACGGGACGCCGGGGGAGTCGCTCGGCGATTGGCGGGCGAGCCTCGACGCCGTGCTGGCCACCGGCGTCGACCACGTGTCCGCCTACGCGCTGGTCGTCGAGACGGGGACGCGCATGGCCGTGCAGGTCCGCCGCGGCGAGCTCGCGCTGCCGACCGAGGACGACCTCGCCGCCAAGTACGAGCTCGCCGACGAGCTCCTGACCGCCGCCGGGCTCGGCTGGTACGAGGTCAGCAACTGGTCCCGCACGGACGCCGACCGCTGCCGGCACAACCTCGCGTACTGGCGCGGGGACGACTGGTGGGGCGTCGGGCCCGGCGCGCACAGCCACGTCGGCGGTGTGCGGTGGTGGAACGTCAAGCACCCGCGTGCGTACGCCGACCGCCTCGCGCGCGGCCTGAGCCCGGCCGCGGGGCGGGAGACCGTCGCCGCCGACGCGGCGCAGCTCGAGCGCGTGATGCTCGGGGTGCGGCTCGCGGAGGGCCTGGGGCTCGGTGCGCTGAGCGGCGGGGCACGCGGCCGGGTCGCGGGGCTCGTCGCGGACGGGCTCGTCGACGGGCCGGCCGCGCTGGGCGCCGACGGCGAGCGGCGCGTGCTGCTCACCCGGCGCGGGCGGCTGCTCGCGGACGCCGTGGTGCGCACGCTGACCGACTGA
- the dnaJ gene encoding molecular chaperone DnaJ, which translates to MSDYYEILGVPRDASPEQIKKAYRRLAREHHPDVAGTEGASDERFKDVSRAYEVLSNPEKRRMYDLGADPASPGGGMGGGFGFQDIFETFFGAAAGAGAQRGPIPRARRGQDALVRLDLDLAETTFGVHRDVQVDTAVVCPTCSGTCCRPGTSPRTCEVCGGRGSVQRVARSFLGQVMTSQPCAACHGFGTVIPEPCTECSGEGRVRSRRTLSVDVPAGVDTGTRIKLTGQGEVGPAGGPAGDVYLEVRERKHETFMRNGDDLHCTLPVPMTAAALGTVLVLDTLDGPREIDLRPGTQPGQVVTLKGLGVGRLHVGGRGDLHVHVEVQVPTSLDDEQAELVRRLAVLRGEERPEGRLSAASAGVFAKLRDKLAGR; encoded by the coding sequence GTGAGCGACTACTACGAGATCCTCGGCGTGCCGCGCGACGCGAGCCCGGAGCAGATCAAGAAGGCCTACCGGCGCCTCGCGCGCGAGCACCACCCGGACGTCGCCGGGACGGAGGGGGCCTCGGACGAGCGCTTCAAGGACGTCTCCCGCGCGTACGAGGTGCTCTCCAACCCGGAGAAGCGCCGCATGTACGACCTGGGCGCGGACCCCGCGTCGCCCGGCGGCGGCATGGGCGGCGGCTTCGGCTTCCAGGACATCTTCGAGACCTTCTTCGGCGCCGCGGCCGGCGCCGGGGCCCAGCGCGGCCCGATCCCGCGCGCGCGCCGCGGGCAGGACGCGCTCGTGCGCCTCGACCTGGACCTCGCGGAGACGACGTTCGGCGTGCACCGCGACGTGCAGGTCGACACCGCCGTCGTGTGCCCCACCTGCTCGGGAACGTGCTGCCGCCCGGGGACCTCGCCGCGCACGTGCGAGGTCTGCGGCGGGCGGGGCAGCGTGCAGCGGGTCGCGCGCTCGTTCCTGGGCCAGGTCATGACCTCGCAGCCGTGTGCCGCGTGCCACGGCTTCGGGACCGTGATCCCCGAGCCGTGCACCGAGTGCTCGGGCGAGGGCCGGGTGCGCTCGCGCCGGACCCTGAGCGTCGACGTCCCTGCGGGCGTCGACACCGGGACGCGCATCAAGCTCACGGGCCAGGGCGAGGTCGGCCCGGCCGGCGGCCCCGCCGGTGACGTCTACCTCGAGGTCCGCGAGCGCAAGCACGAGACGTTCATGCGCAACGGCGACGACCTGCACTGCACCCTGCCGGTCCCGATGACCGCGGCCGCGCTCGGCACGGTGCTCGTGCTCGACACGCTCGACGGCCCGCGCGAGATCGACCTGCGCCCGGGCACGCAGCCGGGCCAGGTCGTGACGCTCAAGGGGCTCGGCGTCGGGCGTCTGCACGTCGGCGGCCGCGGCGACCTGCACGTCCACGTCGAGGTCCAGGTCCCGACGTCGCTCGACGACGAGCAGGCCGAGCTCGTGCGCCGGCTCGCGGTGCTGCGCGGCGAGGAGCGCCCCGAGGGGCGGCTCTCGGCGGCGAGCGCCGGGGTCTTCGCCAAGCTGCGCGACAAGCTCGCGGGGCGCTGA
- a CDS encoding EAL domain-containing protein, whose product MTAVVTRATDELDDPVWDDALDRVLAGEGVRLVAQPIIDVTHARVGGYELLSRFDGPPAASPDVWFAAARRRGVDALLTAIVLRSMHALRERGVVDGFCSINVEPHLMAEPVVRGALFERGRLDGVVVELTEHVAAHDDDALGDVLAEVRALGGLVAIDDAGTGHSGLTQLLRVRPDIVKLDRALITGVHADPVQRATVRMLGDLAGEMDAWLVAEGVETREELAALIHLGVPLVQGYALGRPASGWTGMDDEMTAFVRATAASTDRGEHVVGLVRVAQVLPATMARHATGAAPGAVVLDARNRPASVVVRDPSGGTHLAPALVVTPSAAPLEVLRRATARAVIWRGAPVVCVEASGIVLGTVDVGDLVDHLVQRVPAA is encoded by the coding sequence ATGACGGCGGTCGTGACGCGCGCGACGGACGAGCTCGACGACCCGGTGTGGGACGACGCGCTCGACCGGGTGCTCGCAGGGGAGGGTGTGCGCCTCGTCGCGCAGCCGATCATCGACGTGACGCACGCGCGGGTCGGCGGGTACGAGCTGCTCTCGCGCTTCGACGGTCCGCCGGCGGCGAGCCCGGACGTGTGGTTCGCGGCCGCGCGGCGCCGCGGGGTCGACGCGCTGCTCACCGCGATCGTGCTGCGCTCGATGCACGCGCTGCGCGAGCGGGGCGTCGTCGACGGCTTCTGCTCGATCAACGTCGAGCCGCACCTCATGGCCGAGCCGGTCGTGCGCGGTGCGCTGTTCGAGCGCGGCCGGCTCGACGGCGTCGTGGTCGAGCTGACGGAGCACGTCGCGGCGCACGACGACGACGCGCTCGGCGACGTGCTCGCAGAGGTGCGGGCGCTCGGCGGGCTCGTCGCGATCGACGACGCCGGGACCGGGCACTCCGGGCTCACCCAGCTCCTGCGCGTGCGGCCGGACATCGTCAAGCTCGACCGCGCGCTCATCACGGGCGTGCACGCCGACCCGGTGCAGCGCGCCACGGTGCGGATGCTGGGCGACCTCGCGGGCGAGATGGACGCCTGGCTCGTCGCCGAGGGCGTCGAGACGCGCGAGGAGCTCGCGGCCCTCATCCACCTCGGGGTCCCGCTCGTCCAGGGCTACGCGCTCGGTCGCCCCGCGTCGGGCTGGACCGGGATGGACGACGAGATGACGGCGTTCGTGCGCGCGACCGCCGCGAGCACCGACCGCGGGGAGCACGTCGTCGGCCTCGTCCGCGTCGCGCAGGTGCTGCCCGCGACGATGGCCCGCCACGCGACCGGTGCGGCCCCCGGCGCCGTCGTGCTCGACGCGCGCAACCGTCCCGCGAGCGTCGTCGTGCGCGACCCGTCCGGCGGGACGCACCTCGCGCCGGCGCTGGTGGTGACGCCGTCCGCGGCGCCGCTCGAGGTGCTGCGGCGGGCGACGGCTCGCGCGGTCATCTGGCGCGGGGCGCCGGTCGTGTGCGTCGAGGCGAGCGGCATCGTGCTGGGCACCGTCGACGTCGGCGACCTCGTCGACCACCTCGTGCAGCGGGTGCCCGCCGCCTGA
- a CDS encoding DUF4870 domain-containing protein — protein MSDHPPTAHPAAPLTDAETRQWAGLAHLGGILWIIPGLIIWLVFRARSAFVDQEGKKAVNFQITLLLAGVALSVLGGIIDPLWALTQLANFALWVVSIIFSIQGYLAVQRGQAYRYPVSLELIK, from the coding sequence ATGAGTGACCACCCGCCCACGGCGCACCCCGCCGCTCCGCTCACCGACGCGGAGACCCGTCAGTGGGCCGGACTGGCCCACCTCGGCGGGATCCTGTGGATCATCCCGGGCCTCATCATCTGGCTGGTCTTCCGGGCGCGCAGCGCGTTCGTCGACCAGGAGGGCAAGAAGGCCGTCAACTTCCAGATCACCCTGCTGCTCGCGGGCGTCGCGCTCTCCGTCCTCGGCGGGATCATCGACCCGCTGTGGGCGCTCACGCAGCTCGCCAACTTCGCCCTCTGGGTCGTCTCGATCATCTTCTCGATCCAGGGCTACCTCGCCGTGCAGCGCGGCCAGGCCTACCGCTACCCCGTCTCGCTGGAGCTGATCAAGTGA
- a CDS encoding maleylpyruvate isomerase family mycothiol-dependent enzyme, with amino-acid sequence MTDADLDHLALLGLVQRELLDTIALVPADAPVRSCGGWDVADLVDHLAGIHHWAAAMARGQDEEPLERGSVPLAEHYARCAHEVAATLAALGPDAPGRTLEGPGPASFWRRRQLHETLVHLWDLRTAGGLGVEAAPEVWADTVDEVVHVMQPRQVRLHRMPALDVPVDLTALDAGREWRLGPAGVAPRAAVAGSAESLALLLWGRRTPGGPHLAVAGDAAALDGVLAQPLVP; translated from the coding sequence ATGACCGACGCCGACCTCGACCATCTGGCGCTCCTCGGGCTCGTGCAGCGCGAGCTCCTCGACACGATCGCCCTCGTCCCCGCGGACGCGCCCGTCCGCTCGTGCGGCGGCTGGGACGTCGCGGACCTCGTCGACCACCTCGCCGGGATCCACCACTGGGCCGCCGCGATGGCGCGCGGGCAGGACGAGGAGCCGCTCGAGCGCGGGTCGGTGCCGCTCGCCGAGCACTACGCGCGGTGCGCGCACGAGGTGGCCGCGACCCTCGCCGCGCTGGGCCCCGACGCACCCGGGCGGACGCTCGAGGGCCCCGGGCCGGCGTCGTTCTGGCGCCGGCGACAGCTCCACGAGACGCTCGTGCACCTGTGGGACCTGCGCACCGCGGGCGGGCTCGGCGTCGAGGCCGCACCCGAGGTGTGGGCCGACACCGTCGACGAGGTCGTCCACGTGATGCAGCCGCGGCAGGTCCGCCTGCACCGGATGCCGGCGCTCGACGTCCCCGTCGACCTCACGGCGCTCGACGCGGGCCGTGAGTGGCGCCTCGGGCCCGCCGGCGTCGCCCCGCGCGCCGCGGTCGCGGGGTCGGCGGAGTCGCTCGCGCTGCTCCTGTGGGGTCGGCGCACGCCCGGCGGGCCGCACCTCGCGGTCGCCGGCGACGCCGCCGCGCTGGACGGGGTGCTGGCCCAGCCGCTCGTCCCCTGA
- a CDS encoding DUF3097 domain-containing protein gives MTHDRYGNDVLGSTRPAPSHHRAPRTSRPQTAEPGLVVEEVMTGWVGAVVRVEKSGGQHVVVLEDRRGKTRTFPLGPGFWVDGEPVELLPPAGPAAPAAPTRTASGSVAVPHAKARVARGSRIWVEGKHDAELVEKVWGDDLRLEGVVVELLDGVDNLADALADFGPTRERRVGVLVDHLVPGSKERRIADAAMRTVPAGTVLVLGHPYVDVWQAVRPERIGLTAWPTIERGTEWKHGVLRELGWPADEQADVARAWQRILRSVRSYADLEPSLLGRVEELIDFVTTG, from the coding sequence GTGACCCACGACCGCTACGGGAACGACGTCCTCGGGAGCACCCGGCCGGCGCCCTCGCACCACCGCGCCCCCCGCACCTCACGCCCGCAGACCGCCGAGCCGGGGCTCGTCGTCGAGGAGGTCATGACCGGCTGGGTCGGGGCCGTCGTGCGCGTCGAGAAGTCCGGCGGGCAGCACGTCGTCGTCCTCGAGGACCGGCGGGGGAAGACCCGCACCTTCCCGCTCGGGCCCGGCTTCTGGGTCGACGGCGAGCCCGTGGAGCTGCTCCCGCCTGCCGGTCCGGCCGCACCCGCGGCCCCGACGCGCACCGCCTCCGGCTCGGTCGCCGTGCCGCACGCGAAGGCCCGCGTCGCGCGCGGCAGCCGCATCTGGGTCGAGGGCAAGCACGACGCCGAGCTCGTCGAGAAGGTCTGGGGCGACGACCTGCGGCTCGAGGGCGTCGTCGTCGAGCTGCTCGACGGCGTGGACAACCTGGCCGACGCCCTCGCCGACTTCGGCCCGACGCGCGAGCGCCGCGTCGGCGTCCTCGTCGACCACCTCGTGCCCGGCTCGAAGGAGCGCCGGATCGCGGACGCCGCGATGCGCACCGTCCCGGCCGGCACGGTGCTCGTGCTCGGCCACCCGTACGTCGACGTGTGGCAGGCCGTGCGTCCCGAGCGGATCGGTCTCACCGCGTGGCCGACCATCGAGCGCGGCACGGAGTGGAAGCACGGCGTCCTGCGCGAGCTCGGCTGGCCCGCGGACGAGCAGGCCGACGTCGCGCGGGCGTGGCAGCGCATCCTGCGCTCGGTGCGCTCCTACGCGGACCTCGAGCCGTCGCTGCTCGGGCGCGTCGAGGAGCTCATCGACTTCGTCACGACCGGCTGA
- a CDS encoding 16S rRNA (uracil(1498)-N(3))-methyltransferase, which translates to MSAPVFLAEPGGLAGVEAGALHLLDGAEGRHAGVVQRRSPGERVDVVDGRGVRLECVVEGAHPGGVELRVQARVEEPAPGVALVLVQALAKGDRDELAIEAATEVGVDAVVPWQAERSVVVWRGDRAAKSRLRWLGTVRAAAKQSRRAWVPEVGTALDGRGLVERVQETARRGGLTLVLHEEASTPLASVALPASGLPAAAATGAGPDAVGAPEGRAANAGPVEVLVVVGPEGGISQREVDTLQEAGARTVRLGPHVLRTSTAGPVALALLAERLGRWS; encoded by the coding sequence GTGAGCGCGCCGGTCTTCCTCGCGGAGCCCGGGGGCCTCGCGGGCGTCGAGGCGGGTGCCCTGCACCTGCTCGACGGCGCCGAGGGGCGTCACGCGGGTGTCGTCCAGCGGCGTTCGCCCGGGGAGCGGGTCGACGTCGTCGACGGCCGGGGCGTGCGCCTCGAGTGCGTCGTCGAGGGTGCGCACCCGGGCGGCGTGGAGCTGCGCGTGCAGGCGCGCGTCGAGGAGCCGGCGCCGGGTGTCGCGCTCGTGCTCGTGCAGGCGCTCGCGAAGGGCGACCGGGACGAGCTCGCGATCGAGGCGGCCACCGAGGTCGGTGTCGACGCGGTGGTGCCCTGGCAGGCCGAGCGGTCGGTCGTGGTGTGGCGGGGCGACCGCGCGGCCAAGAGCCGCCTGCGCTGGCTGGGCACGGTCCGGGCGGCGGCGAAGCAGTCGCGGCGCGCGTGGGTCCCGGAGGTCGGGACGGCGCTCGACGGGCGCGGCCTGGTCGAGCGGGTGCAGGAGACGGCCCGGCGCGGGGGGCTCACGCTCGTGCTGCACGAGGAGGCGAGCACGCCGCTCGCGTCCGTCGCGCTCCCGGCGTCCGGCCTGCCCGCTGCCGCTGCTACCGGCGCCGGACCGGACGCCGTCGGCGCACCCGAGGGTCGCGCCGCGAACGCCGGCCCCGTCGAGGTGCTCGTCGTCGTCGGCCCCGAGGGCGGGATCTCGCAGCGCGAGGTCGACACGCTCCAGGAGGCGGGGGCGCGCACGGTGCGGCTCGGACCGCACGTGCTCCGGACGTCGACCGCGGGCCCGGTCGCGCTCGCCCTGCTCGCGGAGCGCCTCGGTCGCTGGTCCTGA
- a CDS encoding DUF4870 domain-containing protein: MTTNPENPQQPSGAVPPPPAAGYGQPGAVPPPPAPGYGAPQGGYPPAGYGAPGVGAPLNESDQRMWAIFAHVGGIITYFVAPLVIWLVFKGRGQYVEDQSKEALNWHITLLIAYAVCFVTSFVFIGLVLFFVVALAQLIFGILAAVAASSNQYYRYPLTLRLIK; encoded by the coding sequence GTGACCACCAACCCCGAGAACCCGCAGCAGCCCTCCGGCGCCGTCCCTCCGCCGCCCGCCGCCGGCTACGGCCAGCCCGGCGCCGTGCCGCCCCCGCCCGCACCCGGCTACGGGGCACCCCAGGGCGGCTACCCGCCGGCCGGCTACGGCGCCCCCGGCGTCGGCGCACCGCTCAACGAGTCGGACCAGCGGATGTGGGCGATCTTCGCGCACGTCGGCGGCATCATCACGTACTTCGTCGCGCCGCTCGTCATCTGGCTGGTCTTCAAGGGCCGCGGCCAGTACGTCGAGGACCAGTCGAAGGAGGCGCTGAACTGGCACATCACGCTGCTCATCGCCTACGCGGTGTGCTTCGTCACGAGCTTCGTCTTCATCGGCCTCGTGCTGTTCTTCGTCGTCGCGCTCGCGCAGCTGATCTTCGGCATCCTCGCGGCCGTGGCCGCGAGCTCGAACCAGTACTACCGCTACCCGCTCACGCTGCGGCTCATCAAGTGA